In Leishmania panamensis strain MHOM/PA/94/PSC-1 chromosome 6 sequence, the following proteins share a genomic window:
- a CDS encoding hypothetical protein (TriTrypDB/GeneDB-style sysID: LpmP.06.0970) has product MHYITFLAVSAPLLVSLLCVSVDISDGLTHSLFIAAAASFSGFIMWMRSRYLATLYLSERQARQRHFTDALRRQFSDGTDAAAREAAAPRAGGGVTDADAKQVSPVSQPPRTVARLSPVLPAFMACCFFLLSVLFTISAALHAIWYVRSLEAEQP; this is encoded by the coding sequence ATGCACTACATCACCTTCCTTGCGGTTTCTGCGCCACTACTCGTATCACTCCTGTGTGTGAGCGTTGACATCTCCGACGGGCTGACTCACTCGCTATTCattgccgcagcagcgtctttCAGCGGCTTCATCATGTGGATGCGCTCGCGCTACCTCGCCACCCTGTACCTGAGCGAGCGCCAGGCACGCCAGCGGCACTTCACGGATGCTTTGCGCCGGCAGTTCAGTGATGGGAccgacgctgcggcgcggGAGGCCGCAGCTCCGCGCGCTGGTGGCGGGGTGACCGATGCAGACGCAAAGCAGGTCTCGCCTGTGTCGCAGCCACCGCGAACAGTGGCGCGTCTCTCGCCAGTGCTGCCGGCCTTCATGGcgtgctgtttttttttactGAGCGTCCTCTTCACCATTTCCGCCGCACTGCACGCCATTTGGTATGTGCGAAGCCTCGAGGCCGAGCAGCCGTGA
- a CDS encoding hypothetical protein (TriTrypDB/GeneDB-style sysID: LpmP.06.0980): MTRLRAARAAWYASRELDAYLHQRAWHWTVKRNYALAADFCIRLLNRHPQDTLGLVLGEVAGRYTSQDTFAAKCTQALQESCQRKGVAGVTELVQRTLATTTVASPSSSSAMATSSFTQLPSAEDVLALQAEVAQREADTHDSGADTSGLRGELLYVHNSEPADSVNQAVRRSCLRSATPPLAELLEPFQTTYGRGLYATRHIPPRSSILSETPLLVQRCDDTKCAHCLAPLRPRSHSSITSTTGVSDPHAFGVACPHCEQETYCSVDCRDAAWAQYHACSCASRNPELAQWCEGMRELLQRSGTAAALPEPDKAGIAISGSEASAALSCLTVAKICSMATIHQVHPLSLPGLSCLRGTADYEPATALSEVGALAVALSAALRQPNLYMEEVLSLFALLHTNEFFTTSGIALYSVLSMLNHSCDPNCALVSSGTSPAAGRHGPMKHGSAMEKTLVALRPIRNGEQLLIDYNAALTTKLGYKERKALCAQRHFECYCSRCIRHE; encoded by the coding sequence ATGACCCGACTGCGGGCGGCTCGCGCCGCCTGGTATGCCAGCCGGGAGCTTGACGCATACCTCCATCAGCGTGCGTGGCACTGGACGGTGAAGCGTAACTACGCCCTCGCGGCGGACTTCTGTATTCGACTGCTGAACCGGCACCCACAAGACACGTTGGGGCTCGTCCTTGGCGAGGTGGCGGGGCGCTACACTAGTCAAGACACCTTTGCAGCCAAATGTACGCAGGCATTACAAGAGAGCTGTCAACGCAAAGGCGTCGCTGGCGTGACAGAACTTGTGCAGCGCACcttggcgacgacgacggtaGCCAGcccgtcctcttcctcggcaATGGCGACGTCGAGCTTCACGCAGCTTCCTTCCGCGGAGGATGTGCTGGCCCTGCAGGCTGAGGTGGCTCAGAGGGAGGCAGACACCCACGATTCAGGTGCGGATACCAGCGGTCTCAGGGGCGAGCTCCTGTACGTTCACAACAGTGAGCCGGCGGACTCCGTCAAccaggcggtgcggcgctctTGTCTGCGGAGtgcgacaccgccgctggcggAGCTGTTGGAGCCGTTCCAGACGACGTACGGGCGGGGTCTGTACGCGACGCGGCACATCCCGCCGCGGAGCAGCATCCTGAGCgagacgccgctgctcgtgcagcgctgcgatgACACGAAGTGTGCGCATTGCCTTGCGCCGCTCCGCCCCCGCAGTcacagcagcatcaccagTACCACCGGTGTCAGCGACCCTCACGCGTTTGGCGTGGCATGCCCACACTGCGAGCAGGAGACGTACTGCTCCGTAGACTGTAGAGATGCGGCGTGGGCGCAGTATCATgcttgcagctgcgcctcccgCAACCCTGAGCTAGCGCAATGGTGTGAAGGTatgcgcgagctgctgcaacgcagcggcacagccgcTGCCTTACCTGAGCCTGATAAAGCAGGCATCGCCATCTCCGGCTCCGAGGCGAGCGCCGCACTGTCGTGCCTGACGGTGGCGAAGATATGCTCCATGGCAACCATACATCAGGTGCACCCACTGAGTCTGCCAGGACTTTCATGTCTGCGTGGCACCGCCGACTACGAGCCGGCAACAGCCCTCAGCGAGGTTGGTGCTCTTGCAGTCGCCCTGAGCGCGGCACTTCGCCAGCCGAACCTGTacatggaggaggtgctgtcGCTCTTCGCACTTCTACACACGAACGAGTTCTTCACAACGTCCGGCATCGCCCTCTACTCGGTTCTGAGCATGTTGAACCACAGCTGCGACCCAAATTGCGCCTTGGTAAGCTCGGGCACCTCCCCTGCAGCCGGCAGACATGGACCAATGAAGCACGGGAGCGCCATGGAGAAGACTCTCGTCGCGCTGCGGCCGATCCGAAACGGTGAGCAGCTGTTGATCGACTACAACGCCGCCCTCACGACGAAGCTTGGCTACAAGGAACGCAAAGCACtctgtgcgcagcggcactttGAGTGTTACTGCTCCCGCTGCATCCGCCACGAGTGA
- a CDS encoding hypothetical protein (TriTrypDB/GeneDB-style sysID: LpmP.06.0990), whose amino-acid sequence MFRCASMRRCSAAAMQTLSAWLTTLAEEAVALPSAAAAVLQAEKNNGQELTRRTSAQLWRELEDAATHANALRETDTVLSILQCLLLKQQYPTDVHAWSRLAKKLLPFGGIEQRTVLYYPGRPDASYRREGYPRGSSLAALSSSSDPGPTGADGGFGDEGASRQSSGDTGRGRAQAVPYSLYPSRETLLLSGGVVPLSARVPVGDGRAVSLFVRGFTRFMLTQLDAQLHPQLNSELLQVVKDVSSAVMEALATNAGSLQLELLLPVLLDYMELLHGLDLRTATAISAGPLAAAEEHHDAAGVTRKDEAPNGDGPSSPPSSSKPTRFLQSIANDLAQNAMAGGARGARIVLYYLSDRFAAVVEAHQEDAAATSTEAMYWAQQRYLLALTRACMWAINQHYTPLTAGQSSLSPHAQGLLSADAAADLIATAPMNAHIQALYDHIDVLFQKNTNADNPLGLVDEEVSRLKELHISALLRALRIEESAPDAYLRRALEVVDRVPASMAIEGELIAGKVRLLELDSDTVDEKGRAAIYADLLTSLRSLVEMRPRFSRHNGINLAAAAGGGGGANSLGDGGGVEDDEGDGEQLRLDAATQTILQRAHADVITAFCAAHKEEWSNEAYNILVAHKYHGLKITNDLIRPVLEVFSRRGDCRVFSLVDLCVLYSNAPIDMHTIALLFRTCAVAGDHYRARTFLQLMNEIIPGFLVKCPASVKESLQELKLLDPPPRHLFVSTEDDLVQRALGEEQRTVRRLPTGS is encoded by the coding sequence ATGTTCCGCTGTGCATCAATGCGGCgttgcagcgcggcggcgatgcagaCACTCAGTGCTTGGCTTACGACTctcgccgaggaggcggtggccttgccgtcagccgctgctgcggttctGCAGGCGGAGAAGAATAATGGTCAAGAGCTCACCCGCAGGACGTCTGCACAACTGTGGCGTGAGTTGGAGGATGCTGCCACCCATGCGAATGCTCTCCGCGAGACCGACACAGTGCTCAGCATCCTGCAGTGCCTTCTGCTCAAGCAGCAGTATCCTACCGACGTGCACGCGTGGTCCCGCCTCGCGAAGAAACTGTTGCCGTTCGGCGGCATCGAGCAGAGGACAGTGCTGTACTACCCAGGCCGGCCCGACGCCTCATACCGCAGAGAAGGGTACCCCCGTGGCAGCAGCTTAGCCGCTCTTTCCTCATCCAGTGACCCTGGGCCCACTGGCGCGGATGGCGGCTTTGGTGATGAGGGAGCCTCGCGTCAAAGCTCAGGCGACACCGGGCGAGGCCGAGCACAGGCAGTGCCGTACAGCCTGTACCCCTCGCGCGAGACGCTTCTGCTGAGCGGCGGTGTTGTGCCTCTTagcgcgcgtgtgccggtTGGCGATGGCAGAGCGGTCTCATTGTTTGTGCGCGGCTTCACTCGGTTTATGCTGACCCAGCTAgacgcacagctgcacccgCAGCTGAACTCGGAGCTCCTGCAGGTAGTCAAGGATGTATCGAGCGCAGTGATGGAGGCGTTGGCCACGAACGCAGGCTCCTTACAGCTggagctgttgctgccggtgctgttAGACTACATGGAACTACTCCATGGGCTTGACCTGCGCACAGCCACAGCGATCAGCGCTGGTCCactcgcagcggcggaggagcaccACGATGCTGCTGGGGTGACGAGGAAAGACGAGGCCCCAAACGGAGACGGTCcgtcatcaccgccatcgtCCTCAAAGCCGACGCGCTTTCTTCAGAGCATTGCGAATGACCTGGCGCAGAACGCCATGGCTGGGGGTGCGCGTGGTGCTCGCATTGTCCTCTACTACCTGAGTGACCGTTTTGCAGCCGTCGTAGAGGCGCACCAGGAggacgcagccgccacctccacagAGGCGATGTActgggcgcagcagcggtacctTCTCGCCCTCACCCGTGCCTGCATGTGGGCCATCAATCAGCACTACACGCCACTGACGGCAGGCCAATCATCGTTGTCGCCACACGCGCAGGGGCTATTGTCTGCggacgccgcagcagacCTCATCGCCACTGCCCCGATGAACGCCCACATACAGGCGCTTTATGACCACATCGATGTGCTTTTTCAGAAGAACACGAATGCCGACAACCCGCTAGGCCTGGTCGATGAGGAGGTCTCGCGGCTGAAGGAACTTCACATctcagcactgctgcgcgcacTGCGCATCGAGGAGTCCGCCCCGGACGCGTACCTGCGCCGCGCGCTAGAGGTGGTGGATCGGGTGCCGGCGTCCATGGCTATTGAAGGCGAGCTAATCGCAGGCAAGGTGCGACTGTTGGAGCTGGACAGTGACACGGTGGACGAGAAGGGCAGGGCGGCTATCTACGCTGACTTGTTGACGTCACTTCGCAGTCTGGTGGAGATGCGGCCGCGCTTTTCGAGGCACAACGGAATTAatcttgctgctgctgctggtggtggtggtggtgcaaaCTCcctcggcgacggcggcggcgtcgaggaTGACGAAGGTGATggggagcagctgcgactcGACGCGGCAACGCAGACGATCTTGCAGCGCGCTCACGCCGACGTCATCACGGCCTTCTGCGCGGCGCACAAAGAAGAGTGGTCGAACGAGGCGTACAATATCCTCGTCGCGCACAAGTACCACGGCCTGAAGATCACCAACGATCTCATACGGCCGGTCCTGGAAGTGttcagccgccgcggcgactgTCGCGTCTTCAGCTTGGTGGACTTATGCGTACtctacagcaatgcgccgatCGACATGCACACTATCGCGTTGCTGTTTCGCACATGCGCAGTGGCCGGCGACCATTACCGCGCGCGCACGTTCCTGCAACTGATGAACGAGATCATACCGGGGTTTCTCGTAAAGTGTCCAGCCTCGGTGAAGgagtcgctgcaggagctcaAGCTGCTTGACCCGCCCCCGCGCCACCTGTTCGTGTCGACTGAAGACGATCTTGTGCAGAGGGCTCTgggcgaggagcagcgcaccgTGCGCCGTCTCCCTACTGGGTCGTGA
- a CDS encoding hypothetical protein (TriTrypDB/GeneDB-style sysID: LpmP.06.1000) codes for MSTDPNGNRWSNAEKNFGKALLKRSGWTEGTGLGKGQDGAVSHVKVSRKDDVMGLGYHAGVQDTWTTQSLGFADVLTRIKVSTTVAISDSDDDGEASPSSLPTTSGEVKKIGMSRHYTMYAKRNALKMELIHGGDSAEMEAKRFEILGSAATKCRRDADNDDVTGAPDQKRTRCTSSASTLKSPLLFRLMVRCTTDEPKPTADDMTPEERILITKPHPRPPKCTDTPFLA; via the coding sequence ATGAGCACTGACCCGAACGGCAATCGCTGGTCAAACGCCGAGAAGAACTTCGgaaaggcgctgctgaagcgctcAGGGTGGACAGAGGGCACCGGACTTGGCAAGGGTCAAGATGGTGCCGTCAGCCACGTCAAGGTGAGTCGTAAGGATGACGTGATGGGACTCGGCTATCACGCTGGGGTGCAGGACACGTGGACCACACAGTCGCTTGGCTTCGCCGATGTCCTAACACGCATCAAGGTGTCCACTACCGTCGCCATTAGCGACTCGGACGACGATGGTGAGGCGTCGCCATCATCCTTGCCGACGACGAGcggggaggtgaagaagatcGGCATGAGCCGCCACTATACGATGTACGCAAAGCGCAATGCCCTGAAGATGGAGCTCATCCACGGCGGTGACAGCGCCGAAATGGAGGCGAAGCGGTTCGAGATTCtcggcagcgcggcgacgAAGTGTCGGCGTGACGCAGACAATGACGACGTGACGGGCGCACCGGATCAGAAGCGCACCCGCTGCACGTCGTCCGCCTCTACGCTTAaatcgccgctgctgtttcgGCTGATggtgcgctgcaccaccgacGAGCCAAAGCCGACGGCTGACGACATGACACCGGAGGAGCGCATCCTCATAACCAAGCCGCACCCACGGCCACCCAAGTGCACGGATACACCGTTCCTTGCCTGA
- a CDS encoding kinesin, putative (TriTrypDB/GeneDB-style sysID: LpmP.06.1010), with translation MSERVHVVVRIRPFIASDPPDAELNTLVLNPTHVSVGDNRVFKVDRVYMMEDATELIYAESVAPLTTRFLRGFNASVLAYGQTGTGKTFTVQSLLPLLLRDIMTDNGVRSGAAGPPSVETPTSPTGTAPLLYLQYVEVYGETIRDLLEGPAAAASRRNGEEPGNIRLVTTTVPGARAERPRLERVDLQCPPTDEREAAVSATAGCALLGAAIVPIFTVEQAGVLIARGDTRRATGATNVHESSSRSHAILTLFHSRYACRLDVVDLAGSEREKKTGNVGVRFQESIAINTGLLALGNVMRALSRINRAANGKETDQGGGGGHQRSHHVPYRSSRLTRLLQDTLGGNSATVFIACVAPDTYNRDETLRTLQYCSLALRILNEPLQQYERLRRAQSPLGRRGSPSTAMVSPLSLREDSHTGAAATRGCRAKDESMMTPLKVREVQSAYASLQQQYDEQAEVIACMCTSHATTKERLALCERELRKDEGIFTQQIRAMQALVCENQKLRRRLAKVYTTTSATAGATIRQDKAAMVHEPLLRGDDGPLQSTRIATNSRLDNKDLTDAIGDMLPAGARDAVDGVSVSPRLAPSHSQGHYQQHSAPAATTAPTRPPLSAHSPHRPHDVKDDVTDGAQYVPLEELPLVATHKAGVRVDGGRRGAETPTYPLPGSHAGTSHALDGMAPAALAAPDPAESAQSFIRYILNLHGIDPEADEAGNAGGLDRGGGARAVAAGARPFQSSIRKLVATSVGGVALQPAQASKERIEDSRDGHTRRGDAASPLNYALSRPTNRFTMTPPPHTTEELPEEAHSGWESQVRSRRCDTDSVQPDRDSSGVLLLAAELLRYQGANMELRNHIEVLQAELDGKQREAALLRLELQEMKELFTT, from the coding sequence ATGTCGGAGCGCGTCCACGTTGTTGTCCGTATCCGCCCTTTCATCGCCTCTGACCCCCCCGATGCGGAACTCAATACGCTCGTGCTCAACCCGACGCACGTCAGCGTGGGCGACAACCGTGTCTTTAAGGTGGATCGGGTCTACATGATGGAGGACGCCACAGAGCTCATCTACGCCGAGTCCGTGGCGCCACTGACTACCCGCTTTCTACGGGGCTTCAACGCCAGCGTCCTCGCATACGGCCAGACGGGCACAGGCAAGACCTTCAcagtgcagtcgctgctgcctctgctgctgagagACATCATGACCGACAACGgtgtgcgcagcggtgcggcaggGCCACCCAGCGTAGAGACGCCAACCTCTCCCACGGGaacagcaccactgctgtACCTCCAGTACGTCGAGGTGTACGGTGAGACGATTCGCGACCTGCTGGAGGgtccagccgccgccgcgtcgcgaCGCAATGGCGAGGAACCTGGCAACATCCGCCtcgtgacgacgacggtaCCGGGGGCAAGGGCTGAGCGTCCTCGCCTGGAGCGCGTGGACCTGCAATGCCCTCCGACGGACGAGCGTGAGGCGGCGGTATCGGCGACGGCAGGCTGTGCTCTTTTaggcgccgccatcgtccCCATCTTCACGGTCGAGCAAGCCGGGGTGCTGATCGCCCGTGGTGACACTCGACGCGCGACAGGGGCGACAAACGTCCACGAGAGCTCCAGCCGCAGCCACGCAATCCTCACCCTTTTCCACTCTCGCTACGCGTGCCGGCTTGACGTCGTCGACTTGGCCGGCtcggagcgagagaagaagactGGCAACGTCGGCGTGCGCTTCCAGGAAAGTATCGCCATCAACACTgggctgctggcgctgggCAACGTCATGCGTGCACTGAGTCGCATCAATAGAGCTGCCAACGGGAAGGAGACTGAccagggtggtggtggcgggcaTCAGCGTTCACACCACGTTCCCTACCGCAGCAGTCGGCTAACACGTCTATTGCAGGACACCCttggcggcaacagcgctACAGTGTTCATCGCCTGCGTGGCACCCGACACGTACAATCGCGATGAGACGCTGCGGACCCTGCAGTACTGCTCCCTGGCTTTGCGCATTCTGAacgagccgctgcagcagtacgagcgcctgcgacgcgcgcagtcgccgctgggtcgccgtggcagcccctccaccgccatggtctctccgctgtcgctgcgcgaGGACTCACacaccggcgccgcagcgacgagggGCTGCAGGGCGAAGGACGAGTCGATGATGACACCGCTAAAGGTACGCGAGGTGCAGTCCGCTTACGCCAGCCTCCAGCAACAGTACGACGAGCAAGCTGAGGTGATTGCTTGCATGTGCACCTCGCATGCGACAACAAAGGAGCGACTGGCACTGTGCGAGCGGGAGCTCCGCAAGGATGAGGGCATCTTCACCCAACAAATACGAGCTATGCAGGCGCTCGTGTGCGAGAATCagaagctgcggcggcggctggccAAAGTATATActaccacctccgccacggcGGGAGCGACCATCAGACAGGATAAGGCCGCCATGGTACATGAGCCCCTCCTCCGCGGCGATGATGGCCCGCTTCAGTCCACTCGCATAGCCACGAACTCGCGCCTTGACAACAAGGATCTAACGGACGCCATAGGCGACATGCTGCCTGCCGGTGCTCGCGATGCCGTGGATGGTGTCAGTGTCTCACCACGGCTTGCACCCTCGCACTCACAAGGCCATTATCAGCAGCACTCAGCcccagcagccaccaccgcgccTACTCGACCACCGCTGTCTGCCCATTCGCCACACCGCCCACATGACGTCAAGGATGACGTTACGGACGGCGCCCAGTACGTGCCACTCGAGGAGTTGCCGCTCGTGGCGACACACAAGGCTGGTGTACGGGTCGACGGCGGCCGAAGAGGTGCAGAGACACCGACGTACCCACTTCCGGGGAGCCATGCGGGGACTTCGCACGCACTCGACGGCAtggcgcctgctgctcttgctgctccAGACCCTGCGGAGTCGGCACAGTCGTTCATCCGCTACATTCTGAACCTGCATGGAATCGATCCAGAAGCTGATGAAGCAGGTAACGCTGGTGGTCTtgacagaggagggggtgcacGAGCGGTGGCCGCTGGGGCCAGGCCTTTCCAGTCCTCCATCCGAAAACTCGTTGCTACAAGCGTGGGTGGTGTGGCGCTGCAACCGGCGCAAGCATCGAAAGAAAGGATCGAGGACAGTCGTGATGGCCACACGCGACGCGGAGATGCGGCATCGCCTCTGAACTACGCTCTGTCGCGTCCCACAAACCGCTTTACTATGACCCCTCCTCCGCACACGACGGAGGAGCTACCTGAGGAAGCGCACAGCGGCTGGGAGAGTCAAGTACGCTCTCGAAGGTGCGACACCGATTCGGTTCAGCCAGACAGAGACAGCTCGGGTGTGCTGCTACTGGCGGCAGAGTTGCTGCGCTACCAAGGAGCAAACATGGAGTTGCGCAACCACATCGAAGTACTCCAAGCAGAGCTGGACGGCAAGCAGCGAGAGGCCGCGCTACTGCGTCTGGAGCTACAAGAGATGAAAGAGCTCTTCACCACGTAA